A genomic window from Clostridium aceticum includes:
- the thiS gene encoding sulfur carrier protein ThiS, protein MEIQVNKEVLCIPPDYTIDMLLKHINYTHYVAVFVNGKQLLMKEYTHYKLQEKDQVKIIRPLGGG, encoded by the coding sequence ATGGAAATACAAGTAAACAAAGAAGTTCTTTGTATTCCCCCTGATTATACGATAGACATGCTTTTAAAACACATTAACTATACCCACTATGTGGCTGTATTTGTAAATGGCAAACAACTACTGATGAAGGAATATACACACTATAAGTTGCAGGAAAAAGATCAAGTAAAAATTATCAGGCCATTAGGTGGCGGTTAG